One region of Peromyscus eremicus chromosome 4, PerEre_H2_v1, whole genome shotgun sequence genomic DNA includes:
- the Slc32a1 gene encoding vesicular inhibitory amino acid transporter, giving the protein MATLLRSKLTNVATSVSNKSQAKVSGMFARMGFQAATDEEAVGFAHCDDLDFEHRQGLQMDILKSEGEPCGDEGAEPPVEGDIHYQRGGAPLPPSGSKDQAVGAGGEFGGQDKPKITAWEAGWNVTNAIQGMFVLGLPYAILHGGYLGLFLIIFAAVVCCYTGKILIACLYEENEDGEVVRVRDSYVAIANACCAPRFPTLGGRVVNVAQIIELVMTCILYVVVSGNLMYNSFPGLPVSQKSWSIIATAVLLPCAFLKNLKAVSKFSLLCTLAHFVINILVIAYCLSRARDWAWEKVKFYIDVKKFPISIGIIVFSYTSQIFLPSLEGNMQQPSEFHCMMNWTHIAACVLKGLFALVAYLTWADETKEVITDNLPGSIRAVVNLFLVAKALLSYPLPFFAAVEVLEKSLFQEGSRAFFPACYGGDGRLKSWGLTLRCALVVFTLLMAIYVPHFALLMGLTGSLTGAGLCFLLPSLFHLRLLWRKLLWHQVFFDVAIFVIGGICSVSGFVHSLEGLIEAYRTNAED; this is encoded by the exons ATGGCCACCCTGCTCCGCAGCAAGCTGACCAATGTGGCCACATCCGTGTCCAACAAGTCTCAGGCCAAGGTGAGCGGCATGTTTGCCAGGATGGGGTTTCAGGCGGCCACGGATGAGGAGGCGGTGGGCTTCGCGCACTGCGACGACCTCGACTTTGAGCATCGCCAGGGCCTGCAGATGGACATCCTGAAATCGGAAGGCGAGCCCTGCGGAGACGAGGGCGCCGAACCGCCCGTCGAGGGAGACATCCATTACCAGCGCGGAGGCGCTCCTCTGCCACCGTCTGGCTCCAAGGACCAGGCCGTGGGAGCTGGTGGCGAGTTCGGGGGTCAAGACAAGCCCAAGATCACGGCGTGGGAGGCGGGTTGGAACGTGACAAACGCCATTCAG GGCATGTTTGTGCTGGGCCTACCCTACGCCATCCTCCACGGCGGCTACCTGGGGTTGTTCCTCATCATCTTCGCTGCAGTAGTGTGTTGCTACACAGGCAAGATTCTCATCGCATGCTTATACGAGGAGAACGAAGACGGCGAGGTGGTGCGCGTGCGGGACTCTTACGTGGCCATAGCCAATGCGTGCTGCGCTCCTCGCTTCCCCACGCTGGGTGGCCGCGTGGTCAATGTGGCGCAGATCATCGAGCTGGTGATGACGTGCATATTGTACGTGGTAGTGAGCGGCAACCTCATGTACAATAGCTTCCCGGGGCTGCCCGTGTCGCAAAAGTCCTGGTCCATCATCGCCACGGCGGTGCTGCTGCCCTGCGCCTTTCTGAAGAACCTCAAGGCCGTGTCCAAGTTCAGTCTGCTGTGCACGCTGGCCCACTTCGTCATCAACATCCTGGTTATCGCCTACTGTCTCTCTCGCGCGCGTGACTGGGCCTGGGAGAAGGTGAAGTTCTACATCGACGTCAAGAAATTTCCCATCTCCATCGGCATCATCGTGTTCAGCTACACCTCGCAGATCTTCCTGCCCTCGCTCGAAGGCAACATGCAACAGCCCAGCGAATTCCACTGCATGATGAACTGGACGCACATCGCCGCCTGCGTGCTCAAGGGACTCTTCGCGCTCGTCGCCTACCTCACCTGGGCTGACGAGACCAAGGAGGTCATCACGGATAACCTGCCCGGCTCCATCCGCGCTGTGGTCAATCTCTTCCTGGTGGCCAAGGCGCTGCTGTCCTACCCGTTGCCCTTCTTCGCGGCGGTCGAAGTGCTGGAGAAGTCTCTCTTCCAGGAAGGCAGCCGCGCCTTCTTCCCCGCCTGCTACGGAGGCGACGGTCGCCTCAAGTCCTGGGGGCTGACGCTGCGCTGCGCGCTGGTGGTCTTCACGCTGCTCATGGCCATCTACGTGCCGCACTTCGCGCTGCTCATGGGCCTCACCGGCAGTCTCACCGGCGccggcctctgcttcctgctgcccaGCCTCTTCCACCTGCGCCTACTCTGGCGCAAGCTGCTGTGGCACCAGGTCTTCTTCGATGTGGCCATCTTCGTCATTGGCGGCATCTGCAGCGTGTCCGGCTTCGTGCATTCACTCGAGGGCCTCATCGAGGCCTACCGAACCAACGCAGAGGACTAG
- the Actr5 gene encoding actin-related protein 5 translates to MEANVFRFRDARAAPDPVLDAEPVAFGSQPVPLVLDNGSFQARAGWACPGPDPGPEPRLQFRAVCARGRGGARGGPGPQVGNALGSLEPLRWMLRSPFDRNVPVNLELQELLLDYSFQHLGVSSQGCVDHPIVLTEAVCNPLYSRQMMSELLFECYRIPKVAYGIDSLFSFYHNMPKNALSSGLIISSGYQCTHILPILEGRLDAKNCKRINLGGSQAAGYLQRLLQLKYPGHLAAITLSRMEEILQEHSYIAEDYGAELQKWRCPDYYENNVHKMQLPFSSKLLGSTLTAEEKQERRQQQLRRLQELNARRREEKLQLDQERLERLLYVQELLEDGQMDQFHKALIELNMDSPEELQSYIQKLTLAVEQAKQKILQAEASLEVDVVDSKPETPDLEQLEPSLEDVENINDFEPLFSEEAPEVEKPVTTVQPVFNLAAYHQLFVGTERIRAPEIIFQPSLIGEEQAGIAETLHYVLDRYPKAVQDTLVQNVFLTGGNVMYPGMKARMEKELLEMRPFQSSFQVQLASNPVLDAWYGARDWALDHLEDSGAWVTRKDYEEKGGEYLKEHCASNTYVPIRLPKQASRASETQTSGRGSGASGSGAGEQA, encoded by the exons atggaggccaacgtGTTCCGGTTTCGAGATGCCCGGGCCGCTCCGGATCCGGTGCTGGACGCCGAGCCGGTGGCCTTCGGCTCGCAGCCGGTGCCCCTGGTGCTAGACAACGGATCATTCCAGGCTCGTGCCGGGTGGGCGTGCCCCGGGCCGGACCCGGGCCCCGAGCCGCGCCTGCAGTTCCGCGCCGTGTGCGCGCGCGGCCGTGGCGGAGCGCGCGGCGGGCCGGGCCCTCAGGTGGGCAACGCGCTGGGCAGCCTGGAGCCGCTGCGTTGGATGCTGCGCTCTCCCTTCGATCGCAACGTGCCGGTCAATCTGGAGCTGCAGGAACTGCTGCTGGACTACAGCTTCCAACACCTGGGCGTCTCCTCGCAG GGCTGCGTTGATCATCCCATAGTTTTGACAGAGGCCGTGTGCAACCCACTTTATTCCCGCCAAATGATGTCCGAGCTCCTTTTTGAATGCTACAGGATCCCGAAGGTTGCCTATGGGATAGACAGCCTCTTCAGCTTCTACCACAACATGCCCAAGAATGCCCTTTCCAGCGGCCTCATCATTTCATCTGGCTACCAATGTACACACATTTTACCCATCTTGGAAGGAAG GCTAGATGCCAAAAACTGCAAACGCATCAATCTCGGAGGAAGTCAGGCGGCTGGCTACCTGCAGCGGCTCCTCCAGCTGAAGTATCCGGGGCACCTCGCAGCCATCACACTCAGCCGCATGGAGGAGATCCTCCAGGAGCACAGCTACATTGCTGAGGACTACGGGGCAG AATTGCAGAAGTGGCGGTGTCCTGATTACTATGAGAACAATGTCCACAAGATGCAGCTGCCGTTCTCTAGCAAGCTCCTGGGCAGCACGCTGACGGCCGAGGAGAAGCAggagcggcggcagcagcagcttcGACGGCTGCAAGAGCTCAACGCCCGGCGGCGggaggagaagctgcagctggaCCAGGAGCGGCTGGAGCGGCTGCTGTATGTGCAG GAGCTCCTAGAGGATGGCCAGATGGACCAGTTTCACAAAGCTCTGATAGAGCTGAACATGGACTCCCCAGAAGAACTGCAGTCCTACATACAGAAGCTCACCTTGGCAGTGGAGCAGGCTAAGCAGAAAATCCTTCAGGCGGAAGCCAGCCTCGAGGTGGATGTGGTGGACAGCAAGCCAGAG ACCCCTGACCTGGAACAACTGGAGCCCTCCCTGGAGGATGTGGAGAACATCAATGATTTTGAGCCCTTGTTCTCAGAGGAAGCACCCGAAGTGGAGAAGCCGGTCACCACAGTCCAG CCCGTGTTTAACTTGGCAGCGTACCATCAGCTGTTTGTTGGGACAGAAAGGATTCGTGCTCCAGAGATTATTTTCCAACCGTCTCTCATAGGAGAAGAGCAGGCGGGGATTGCAGAGACCCTTCATTACGTTCTGGACAG gTACCCAAAGGCCGTTCAGGATACCCTGGTCCAGAATGTTTTCCTCACTGGTGGGAACGTGATGTATCCGGGAATGAAGGCTagaatggagaaggagctgctagaGATGAGGCCCTTTCAGTCCTCTTTCCag GTTCAGCTTGCCTCCAACCCTGTGCTGGATGCTTGGTATGGTGCACGTGACTGGGCCTTGGATCACCTAGAAGACAGTGGAGCCTGGGTCACCAGGAAGGACTATGAAGAAAAGGGGGGCGAGTACCTCAAGGAGCACTGTGCCTCCAACACCTACGTCCCCATCCGCCTGCCTAAGCAGGCCTCACGTGCCTCAGAGACCCAGACTTCCGGGAGAGGCTCTGGGGCCAGTGGAAGTGGAGCTGGTGAACAGGCCTAG